In Elaeis guineensis isolate ETL-2024a chromosome 1, EG11, whole genome shotgun sequence, a genomic segment contains:
- the LOC105038516 gene encoding protein TIC 40, chloroplastic isoform X2 — MENLALVSSKFPVLVGAPNPSEIPNRPYPSLPLPAARGRARTGLSSRPRFVASALGRGGDGASQRIPKAGFASISSSNSSQMTTSSGTPNFPVPPPPPSNIGAPLFWVGVGVGLSALFSMVATRLKRYAMQQAFNTVMNQTGQFNDAAFSPGSPFPFPAAPPSAPNSSSPAPAAHVSSQPVAIADVPSTKVEATPPTEIGNETETEKEPKKYAFVDVSPEEILQKESTKASAENIYSEEEVSPNEAAVNQDKSASSKSTSSLSVEALEKMMEDPNVQKMVYPYLPEEMRNPTTFKIMIQNPQYRQQLQDMLNNMGGSSEWDNRITESLRNFDLSSPEVKQQFEQIGLTPEEVISKIMANPEVAVAFQNPKVQAAIMDCSQNPLSIAKYQNDKEVMDVFTKISELFPGVTGYP; from the exons ATGGAGAATCTTGCCCTAGTCTCATCCAAATTCCCCGTTCTCGTTGGCGCTCCCAATCCCTCCGAGATCCCTAACAGGCCCTATCCGTCTCTCCCCCTCCCCGCAGCTAGGGGAAGAGCACGAACCGGCCTTTCGAGCAGGCCCAGATTCGTCGCCTCCGCTCTTGGGCGTGGCGGCGATGGAGCATCGCAGAGGATTCCCAAAGCAG GTTTTGCAAGCATTTCATCTTCAAACAGCAGTCAGATGACAACAAGTAGTGGCACGCCTAATTTCCCAgtgccaccaccaccaccatcaaaCAT AGGTGCACCTCTTTTTTGGGTTGGAGTTGGAGTTGGGCTGTCAGCACTATTCTCAATG GTGGCAACAAGGTTAAAG AGGTATGCAATGCAGCAAGCTTTCAACACAGTGATGAATCAAACTGGCCAATTCAATGATGCTGCCTTTTCACCAGGCTCACCATTCCCATTTCCTGCTGCACCACCCTCAGCTCCAAACTCCTCATCACCTGCACCAGCAGCACATGTTTCTTCTCAACCAGTTGCTATAGCAGATGTCCCTTCTACTAAAGTGGAAGCAACACCGCCCACTGAGATTGGAAATGAAACTGAAACAGAGAAGGAACCAAAGAAATATG CTTTTGTAGATGTTTCCCCAGAAGAAATTTTGCAAAAGGAATCAACAAAGGCAAGTGCAGAGAACATTTACTCCGAGGAGGAA GTTTCACCAAACGAAGCTGCTGTCAACCAGGATAAAAGTGCTTCCA GTAAATCGACATCTAGCTTATCAGTTGAAGCACTGGAAAAAATGATGGAAGATCCAAATGTGCAGAAGATGGTTTACCC CTATCTACCTGAGGAGATGAGGAATCCGACTACTTTTAAGA TTATGATACAAAATCCTCAATACCGCCAGCAGCTGCAAGATATGCT aaataatatgggtGGAAGTAGTGAATGGGACAACCGCATAACGGAATCATTGAGAAATTTCGACCTCAGCAGTCCTGAGGTCAAACAACAATTTG AACAGATAGGACTCACTCCAGAAGAAGTTATATCTAAAATAATGGCAAATCCTGAAGTTGCTGTGGCATTTCAAAATCCCAAAGTGCAAGCTGCCATCATGGAT TGCTCACAAAACCCGCTTAGCATTGCGAAATATCAAAATGACAAGGAG
- the LOC105038516 gene encoding protein TIC 40, chloroplastic isoform X1, which yields MENLALVSSKFPVLVGAPNPSEIPNRPYPSLPLPAARGRARTGLSSRPRFVASALGRGGDGASQRIPKAVVKKMAMQGFASISSSNSSQMTTSSGTPNFPVPPPPPSNIGAPLFWVGVGVGLSALFSMVATRLKRYAMQQAFNTVMNQTGQFNDAAFSPGSPFPFPAAPPSAPNSSSPAPAAHVSSQPVAIADVPSTKVEATPPTEIGNETETEKEPKKYAFVDVSPEEILQKESTKASAENIYSEEEVSPNEAAVNQDKSASSKSTSSLSVEALEKMMEDPNVQKMVYPYLPEEMRNPTTFKIMIQNPQYRQQLQDMLNNMGGSSEWDNRITESLRNFDLSSPEVKQQFEQIGLTPEEVISKIMANPEVAVAFQNPKVQAAIMDCSQNPLSIAKYQNDKEVMDVFTKISELFPGVTGYP from the exons ATGGAGAATCTTGCCCTAGTCTCATCCAAATTCCCCGTTCTCGTTGGCGCTCCCAATCCCTCCGAGATCCCTAACAGGCCCTATCCGTCTCTCCCCCTCCCCGCAGCTAGGGGAAGAGCACGAACCGGCCTTTCGAGCAGGCCCAGATTCGTCGCCTCCGCTCTTGGGCGTGGCGGCGATGGAGCATCGCAGAGGATTCCCAAAGCAG TTGTGAAAAAAATGGCAATGCAAGGTTTTGCAAGCATTTCATCTTCAAACAGCAGTCAGATGACAACAAGTAGTGGCACGCCTAATTTCCCAgtgccaccaccaccaccatcaaaCAT AGGTGCACCTCTTTTTTGGGTTGGAGTTGGAGTTGGGCTGTCAGCACTATTCTCAATG GTGGCAACAAGGTTAAAG AGGTATGCAATGCAGCAAGCTTTCAACACAGTGATGAATCAAACTGGCCAATTCAATGATGCTGCCTTTTCACCAGGCTCACCATTCCCATTTCCTGCTGCACCACCCTCAGCTCCAAACTCCTCATCACCTGCACCAGCAGCACATGTTTCTTCTCAACCAGTTGCTATAGCAGATGTCCCTTCTACTAAAGTGGAAGCAACACCGCCCACTGAGATTGGAAATGAAACTGAAACAGAGAAGGAACCAAAGAAATATG CTTTTGTAGATGTTTCCCCAGAAGAAATTTTGCAAAAGGAATCAACAAAGGCAAGTGCAGAGAACATTTACTCCGAGGAGGAA GTTTCACCAAACGAAGCTGCTGTCAACCAGGATAAAAGTGCTTCCA GTAAATCGACATCTAGCTTATCAGTTGAAGCACTGGAAAAAATGATGGAAGATCCAAATGTGCAGAAGATGGTTTACCC CTATCTACCTGAGGAGATGAGGAATCCGACTACTTTTAAGA TTATGATACAAAATCCTCAATACCGCCAGCAGCTGCAAGATATGCT aaataatatgggtGGAAGTAGTGAATGGGACAACCGCATAACGGAATCATTGAGAAATTTCGACCTCAGCAGTCCTGAGGTCAAACAACAATTTG AACAGATAGGACTCACTCCAGAAGAAGTTATATCTAAAATAATGGCAAATCCTGAAGTTGCTGTGGCATTTCAAAATCCCAAAGTGCAAGCTGCCATCATGGAT TGCTCACAAAACCCGCTTAGCATTGCGAAATATCAAAATGACAAGGAG
- the LOC105038516 gene encoding protein TIC 40, chloroplastic isoform X3: MENLALVSSKFPVLVGAPNPSEIPNRPYPSLPLPAARGRARTGLSSRPRFVASALGRGGDGASQRIPKAVVKKMAMQGFASISSSNSSQMTTSSGTPNFPVPPPPPSNIGAPLFWVGVGVGLSALFSMVATRLKRYAMQQAFNTVMNQTGQFNDAAFSPGSPFPFPAAPPSAPNSSSPAPAAHVSSQPVAIADVPSTKVEATPPTEIGNETETEKEPKKYAFVDVSPEEILQKESTKASAENIYSEEEVSPNEAAVNQDKSASSKSTSSLSVEALEKMMEDPNVQKMVYPYLPEEMRNPTTFKIMIQNPQYRQQLQDMLNNMGGSSEWDNRITESLRNFDLSSPEVKQQFEQIGLTPEEVISKIMANPEVAVAFQNPKVQAAIMDVMDVFTKISELFPGVTGYP, encoded by the exons ATGGAGAATCTTGCCCTAGTCTCATCCAAATTCCCCGTTCTCGTTGGCGCTCCCAATCCCTCCGAGATCCCTAACAGGCCCTATCCGTCTCTCCCCCTCCCCGCAGCTAGGGGAAGAGCACGAACCGGCCTTTCGAGCAGGCCCAGATTCGTCGCCTCCGCTCTTGGGCGTGGCGGCGATGGAGCATCGCAGAGGATTCCCAAAGCAG TTGTGAAAAAAATGGCAATGCAAGGTTTTGCAAGCATTTCATCTTCAAACAGCAGTCAGATGACAACAAGTAGTGGCACGCCTAATTTCCCAgtgccaccaccaccaccatcaaaCAT AGGTGCACCTCTTTTTTGGGTTGGAGTTGGAGTTGGGCTGTCAGCACTATTCTCAATG GTGGCAACAAGGTTAAAG AGGTATGCAATGCAGCAAGCTTTCAACACAGTGATGAATCAAACTGGCCAATTCAATGATGCTGCCTTTTCACCAGGCTCACCATTCCCATTTCCTGCTGCACCACCCTCAGCTCCAAACTCCTCATCACCTGCACCAGCAGCACATGTTTCTTCTCAACCAGTTGCTATAGCAGATGTCCCTTCTACTAAAGTGGAAGCAACACCGCCCACTGAGATTGGAAATGAAACTGAAACAGAGAAGGAACCAAAGAAATATG CTTTTGTAGATGTTTCCCCAGAAGAAATTTTGCAAAAGGAATCAACAAAGGCAAGTGCAGAGAACATTTACTCCGAGGAGGAA GTTTCACCAAACGAAGCTGCTGTCAACCAGGATAAAAGTGCTTCCA GTAAATCGACATCTAGCTTATCAGTTGAAGCACTGGAAAAAATGATGGAAGATCCAAATGTGCAGAAGATGGTTTACCC CTATCTACCTGAGGAGATGAGGAATCCGACTACTTTTAAGA TTATGATACAAAATCCTCAATACCGCCAGCAGCTGCAAGATATGCT aaataatatgggtGGAAGTAGTGAATGGGACAACCGCATAACGGAATCATTGAGAAATTTCGACCTCAGCAGTCCTGAGGTCAAACAACAATTTG AACAGATAGGACTCACTCCAGAAGAAGTTATATCTAAAATAATGGCAAATCCTGAAGTTGCTGTGGCATTTCAAAATCCCAAAGTGCAAGCTGCCATCATGGAT
- the LOC105038516 gene encoding protein TIC 40, chloroplastic isoform X4, whose protein sequence is MENLALVSSKFPVLVGAPNPSEIPNRPYPSLPLPAARGRARTGLSSRPRFVASALGRGGDGASQRIPKAVVKKMAMQGFASISSSNSSQMTTSSGTPNFPVPPPPPSNIGAPLFWVGVGVGLSALFSMVATRLKRYAMQQAFNTVMNQTGQFNDAAFSPGSPFPFPAAPPSAPNSSSPAPAAHVSSQPVAIADVPSTKVEATPPTEIGNETETEKEPKKYAFVDVSPEEILQKESTKASAENIYSEEEVSPNEAAVNQDKSASSKSTSSLSVEALEKMMEDPNVQKMVYPLLQLHMPLINFGDMAYSCDRRSIRFGFNFIDPCFGKYFEGIIYNSSPI, encoded by the exons ATGGAGAATCTTGCCCTAGTCTCATCCAAATTCCCCGTTCTCGTTGGCGCTCCCAATCCCTCCGAGATCCCTAACAGGCCCTATCCGTCTCTCCCCCTCCCCGCAGCTAGGGGAAGAGCACGAACCGGCCTTTCGAGCAGGCCCAGATTCGTCGCCTCCGCTCTTGGGCGTGGCGGCGATGGAGCATCGCAGAGGATTCCCAAAGCAG TTGTGAAAAAAATGGCAATGCAAGGTTTTGCAAGCATTTCATCTTCAAACAGCAGTCAGATGACAACAAGTAGTGGCACGCCTAATTTCCCAgtgccaccaccaccaccatcaaaCAT AGGTGCACCTCTTTTTTGGGTTGGAGTTGGAGTTGGGCTGTCAGCACTATTCTCAATG GTGGCAACAAGGTTAAAG AGGTATGCAATGCAGCAAGCTTTCAACACAGTGATGAATCAAACTGGCCAATTCAATGATGCTGCCTTTTCACCAGGCTCACCATTCCCATTTCCTGCTGCACCACCCTCAGCTCCAAACTCCTCATCACCTGCACCAGCAGCACATGTTTCTTCTCAACCAGTTGCTATAGCAGATGTCCCTTCTACTAAAGTGGAAGCAACACCGCCCACTGAGATTGGAAATGAAACTGAAACAGAGAAGGAACCAAAGAAATATG CTTTTGTAGATGTTTCCCCAGAAGAAATTTTGCAAAAGGAATCAACAAAGGCAAGTGCAGAGAACATTTACTCCGAGGAGGAA GTTTCACCAAACGAAGCTGCTGTCAACCAGGATAAAAGTGCTTCCA GTAAATCGACATCTAGCTTATCAGTTGAAGCACTGGAAAAAATGATGGAAGATCCAAATGTGCAGAAGATGGTTTACCC TCTATTGCAGTTGCATATGCCTCTAATCAATTTTGGAGATATGGCCTACAGTTGTGATAGGAGAAGCATAAGGTTTGGATTCAACTTTATAGATCCATGTTTTGGAAAGTATTTTGAAGGAATCATTTATAATTCATCTCCAATCTGA